A stretch of the Lolium perenne isolate Kyuss_39 chromosome 3, Kyuss_2.0, whole genome shotgun sequence genome encodes the following:
- the LOC127343824 gene encoding dolichyl-diphosphooligosaccharide--protein glycosyltransferase subunit STT3A, translated as MAEVEASTTASGGDRLRKASAGVLCAFTLLLIGVLAFSIRLFSVVKYESVIHEFDPYFNYRVTQFLSKSGIYEFWNWFDDRTWYPLGRVIGGTVYPGLTLTAGTMWWLLNSVNIPLSVETVCVFTAPIFSANASWATYLLTKEAKGHGAGLMAATILAMVPSYISRSVAGSYDNEAVAIFALIFTFYLYVKTLNTGSLFYATLNALSYFYMVCSWGGYTFIINLIPMHVLLCIITGRYSSRLYIAYAPFVVLGTLLAALVPVVGFNAVLTSEHFASFLVFIILHVVALVYFIKGLLTPRLFKLAMTFVLTVGLALCFAAVAILVALVASSPTKGWSGRSLSLLDPTYASKYIPIIASVSEHQPPTWPSYFMDISVLAFLVPAGIISCFLPLSDASSFLVLYLVTSVYFSGVMVRLMLVLAPAACILSGIALSEAFNVLTRSMKFQRPRSDDGLPAAEDITPGTSSTAATIAKNGNITKEKTENVSKGRPSKKNRKEKEWVGSSPVRPGMEEKLCVLPAEASAMGILFLIILCGLYVVHCVWAAAEAYSAPSIVLTSRSHEGLHVFDDFRESYAWLRHNTEVDDKVASWWDYGYQTTAMANRTVIVDNNTWNNTHIATVGTAMSSPEKAAWEIFNSLDVKYVLVVFGGLIGYPSDDINKFLWMVRIGGGEFPHIKEEDYLRDGNYRVDAQGTPTMLNCLMYKLCYYRFVETDGKGFDRARRYEIGRKHFKLTHFEEVFTTHHWMVRIYKLKPQKNRIRGKLKLKSSSKASSMRKGAGKKNPWQ; from the exons ATGGCGGAGGTCGAGGCCTCCACGACGGCCAGCGGCGGCGACCGGCTCCGGAAGGCCTCCGCCGGCGTGCTGTGTGCTTTCACGCTCCTCCTTATCGGCGTCCTCGCCTTCTCGATCCGCCTCTTCTCC GTGGTCAAGTACGAGAGCGTGATACACGAgttcgatccctacttcaactaCCGCGTCACCCAG TTTTTGTCAAAGAGTGGAATCTATGAGTTTTGGAACTGGTTTGATGACCGAACATG GTACCCCCTTGGACGTGTAATTGGTGGCACCGTCTATCCTGGTTTGACACTGACAGCTGGCACAATGTGGTG GTTGCTAAACTCCGTTAACATCCCATTGTCGGTGGAGACCGTCTGCGTGTTCACTGCCCCGATTTTTTCGGCAAATGCTTCCTGGGCAACTTATCTGCTGACAAAG GAAGCAAAGGGTCATGGGGCTGGTTTAATGGCTGCAACTATCTTAGCAATG GTCCCCTCATACATTTCAAGATCTGTCGCAGGCAGCTACGATAATGAAGCTGTAGCCATATTTGCTTTAATATTTACATTTTATCTATATGTAAAG ACGCTAAACACGGGATCACTCTTTTATGCAACGCTTAATGCTCTCTCCTACTTTTACATG GTCTGTTCCTGGGGAGGCTACACATTCATCATCAACCTTATCCCAATGCATGTTCTCTTGTGTATTATAACTGGTCGTTACTCTTCACGACTTTACATTGCTTATGCTCCCTTT GTTGTACTGGGAACACTTCTGGCAGCGTTGGTGCCTGTGGTTGGGTTTAATGCAGTATTGACATCGGAGCACTTTGCATCATTTCTG GTGTTTATAATCCTCCATGTGGTTGCTCTAGTATATTTCATCAAAGGACTTTTAACTCCTCGTCTGTTCAAACTGGCCATGACATTTGTACTAACAGTTGGTTT AGCCCTTTGTTTCGCGGCAGTAGCGATACTTGTTGCATTGGTGGCATCTAGCCCAACAAAAGGTTGGAGTGGGCGCAGTTTGAGCCTACTTGACCC AACCTACGCAAGCAAGTACATCCCTATCATTGCTAGCGTGAGCGAACATCAACCACCCACCTGGCCGTCTTACTTTATGGATATCAGTGTGCTAGCCTTCTTAGTTCCTGCTGGgatcata TCATGCTTCTTACCTTTATCCGATGCAAGCTCATTTTTGGTTCTGTACTTGGTAACTTCAGTGTATTTCTCTGGGGTAATG GTACGACTTATGCTTGTCCTTGCCCCTGCTGCATGCATTCTGTCTGGGATTGCTCTATCAGAAGCTTTTAACGTCCTCACACGATCAATGAAATTTCAGCGTCCAAGATCAGATGATGGCCTTCCTGCT GCAGAGGATATTACTCCAGGGACTTCAAGTACTGCAGCGACTATCGCTAAAAATGGGAATATAAcaaaagaaaaaacagaaaatgttTCAAAGGGAAGACCATCGAAGAAGAATCGGAAGGAGAAAGAATGGGTGGGCAGTTCTCCTGTTAGGCCTGGCATGGAGGAGAAACTTTGTGTACTGCCTGCCGAAGCATCGGCCATGGGTATACTGTTCCTCATCATACTTTGTGGACTTTATGTG GTCCACTGTGTATGGGCAGCTGCAGAAGCATACTCTGCACCCTCGATTGTGCTGACATCTCGTTCACACGAAGGGTTGCATGTTTTTGATGATTTCCGTGAATCTTATGCGTGGCTGCGCCATAACACAGAAGTAGACGATAAG GTTGCATCATGGTGGGACTATGGTTATCAGACAACTGCAATGGCCAACAGGACTGTGATTGTAGATAATAATACCTGGAATAACACACACATAGCGACAGTTGGGACAGCAATGTCATCCCCAGAAAAGGCAGCATGGGAAATCTTCAATTCCTTAGATGTCAAATATGTGCTTGTTGTCTTTGGAG GGCTTATTGGCTACCCAAGCGATGATATTAATAAGTTTCTCTGGATGGTTCGAATCGGAGGTGGTGAATTCCCTCACATTAAGGAAGAGGATTACCTT AGGGATGGCAACTACCGTGTTGATGCTCAGGGCACTCCAACCATGCTGAATTGCCTCATGTACAAGCTTTGTTATTACAG ATTTGTTGAGACTGATGGTAAGGGATTTGATAGAGCGAGAAGATATGAAATAGGAAGGAAACATTTTAAACTGACCCATTTTGAGGAG GTTTTTACAACCCACCACTGGATGGTTAGGATTTACAAACTGAAACCGCAAAAGAACAGGATCCGAGGAAAATTGAAACTGAAATCC AGTTCAAAAGCAAGCTCAATGCGCAAAGGTGCTGGCAAGAAGAACCCATGGCAATAG
- the LOC127343826 gene encoding nuclear pore complex protein NUP85 — MPGMLADSGGAIVPFSGDPNHAAPPPPPPVRPIRHGVAPPISRVFVSWSSGNLLQVACLRPPGPVAAGAEEVAGSVVEVNLAVANGSAGVEQEIDEAEMRRIEYGSVPAFALLQSRKNALADAAAMQHMHSVSEHAEWWQYVLQYSKTIGKLLGSPDCLPGLMIEDPRAILKVRERPTSLKAAWELLEIFYVDKNLHSWLPERLVDWLADYDSLLTKTDGTVYCKLSDFQKKLINLQVVENDPDYWNGLSAALSVGWLDVVVNMLRFHGSYQLDQMDNRETENGLVEAVAVLVSTMPRMRPDLPTGKLGQCCTSRPDFIKAWEKWRGQVSKLECSAFWIQCGHQKTRDGLKNLLHIMMGNIKDLTAATSHWLELFASHFLYIRPFTVGFEGMHHLAQKCIQLKPSSGNSGLTGLLNGILSENPEVVLAECTKKFGPWMVTHSMELLAADNEYADIMLHEERPNFGCLSIEELHRLVYAQVLSSHSLTWQIAPTYLSSCLNQGLGLLEILLLKQPIQDNRQVLKTLELCRLYELENVSTNIMKIAGIYHWKHGRKGTGVYWFQQAHDKVRLDRIAQQLFERIGKSVADDNFKQWEGLLELLGSDIGSAGGLEFLHRYRDFKRSLQQALEGRTGEAARQTVEFLIQLMRNPSTPQRFWLPLLHDSVRLLNCKPCPLLNVAETTLLLNKLQELSMAKLRPDFCTNHLPSHALSSVRLALASNLARAILEEP; from the exons ATGCCGGGCATGCTGGCCGACAGCGGCGGCGCCATCGTCCCGTTCTCAGGGGACCCAAACCacgcggcgccgccaccaccaccacccgtgCGGCCCATCCGCCACGGCGTGGCGCCGCCCATCTCCCGCGTCTTCGTCTCCTGGTCAAGCGGCAACCTCCTGCAGGTCGCCTGCCTCCGACCGCCGGGTCCGGTGGCCGCCGGCGCGGAGGAGGTCGCCGGGAGCGTGGTCGAGGTGAACCTCGCCGTCGCCAATGGCAGCGCGGGGGTCGAGCAGGAGATCGACGAGGCAGAGATGCGGCGGATAGAGTATGGCTCGGTACCGGCCTTTGCGCTGCTCCAGAGCAGGAAGAACGCCCTCGCGGACGCTGCTGCTATGCAGCACATGCACTCGGTCTCGGAGCACGCGGAATG GTGGCAATATGTGCTCCAGTACAGCAAAACCATCGGTAAACTCCTTGGGAGCCCAGATTGTCTCCCTGGTCTCATGATTGAAGATCCAAGGGCTATTCTTAAG GTTAGAGAGAGGCCTACTAGTTTAAAGGCCGCGTGGGAACTGTTGGAGATATTCTATGTTGATAAAAACTTACACAGCTGGCTTCCTGAGCGGCTTGTTGATTGGTTAGCC GATTACGACAGCCTCTTGACCAAGACGGATGGCACGGTGTATTGCAAGCTCAGTGATTTCCAGAAAAAGCTCATCAACCTGCAG GTTGTTGAAAATGATCCTGATTACTGGAATGGATTATCAGCAGCACTTTCAGTTGGGTGGCTTGACGTTGTG GTGAATATGCTACGTTTTCATGGATCATACCAATTGGATCAGATGGACAACCGTGAG ACAGAAAACGGGCTGGTTGAGGCTGTTGCAGTTCTTGTCTCAACCATGCCGCGCATGAGACCAGATTTGCCAACGGGTAAATTAGGCCAGTGCTGTACATCAAGACCTGATTTTATCAAG GCATGGGAAAAATGGCGAGGTCAAGTAAGTAAACTGGAGTGCAGTGCATTTTGGATTCAGTGCGGTCACCAAAAAACTCGTGATGGGTTGAAGAATCTGCTTCACATCATGATGGGAAACATAAAGGACCTCACTGCTGCTACTTCCCATTGGCTAGAGCTATTCGCTTCTCATTTTCTTTATATAAGGCCATTTACAGTG GGTTTTGAAGGGATGCATCACTTAGCACAGAAATGCATACAGCTTAAGCCATCTTCCGGCAATAGTGGATTAACAGGTCTCCTTAACGGCATCCTTTCAGAAAATCCAGAG GTTGTCTTGGCGGAATGCACAAAAAAATTTGGGCCTTG GATGGTAACACACTCCATGGAGCTGTTGGCAGCTGATAATGAATATGCAGATATTATGTTGCATGAAGAGCGACCTAACTTTGGTTGCTTAAGCATAGAGGAACTGCACCGGCTAGTCTACGCTCAAGTTTTGAGTTCTCATTCTTTAACTTGGCAG ATTGCACCGACTTACCTGTCCTCGTGTCTAAACCAAGGCCTAGGGCTCTTGGAGATTCTACTTCTCAAGCAACCCATACAAGACAACCGTCAAGTGCTGAAG ACTTTGGAACTTTGTCGTCTGTATGAACTCGAGAATGTTAGTACAAACATCATGAAG ATTGCAGGCATTTATCATTGGAAGCATGGTAGAAAAGGAACTGGGGTTTACTGGTTCCAGCAAGCACATGATAAAGTACGACTTGATAGAATTGCTCAACAGTTGTTTGAGCGCATTGGGAAGTCAGTCGCAGATGACAATTTTAAG CAATGGGAAGGGTTGCTCGAGTTACTAGGTTCTGACATTGGTAGTGCAGGTGGTCTTGAATTCCTTCATAG GTACCGGGATTTCAAGAGGTCCCTTCAACAGGCACTAGAAGGAAGGACTGGTGAGGCTGCTCGGCAGACAGTGGAGTTTCTTATACAG CTAATGAGAAATCCTTCCACGCCACAACGTTTCTGGCTACCCCTTCTTCATGATTCA GTGAGGCTGCTTAACTGCAAACCCTGTCCTTTGTTGAATGTTGCTGAGACGACCTTGTTACTCAACAAGCTACAAGAACTGTCAATGGCAAAGTTACGTCCTGACTTCTGCACTAATCACCTACCAAGCCATGCACTGAGCTCCGTCAGGTTGGCTTTGGCATCAAATCTTGCTCGCGCAATTCTTGAAGAACCTTGA